A single Elaeis guineensis isolate ETL-2024a chromosome 15, EG11, whole genome shotgun sequence DNA region contains:
- the LOC105058199 gene encoding AP2-like ethylene-responsive transcription factor CRL5, producing MNNNNNNNNWLGFSLSPHMNMEVSSETHHQPNHPSHQHQDRPAHAAVSSLVPCSFFLSPPQLNSSGLCYGVEGETLGLYSQLSVMPLKSDGSLCIMEALSRSQQQGMAPSPSPKLEDFLGGGPNMGSHHQFGSNDREAMALSLDSIYYHQNSQPEDNRSHPLDLLQVQQHQQEHPYFQPLQEGLCSGLTGHEMYNAPLEEPMADDGIPSLKNWVAGHYDAVNNGLGEEGGIGSSSVGTMGYGDLQSLSLSMSPGTQSSCVTATQQISPSARTECMILDTPKKRGAGKAGHKQPVHRKSIDTFGQRTSQYRGVTRHRWTGRYEAHLWDNSCKKEGQTRKGRQVYLGGYDMEEKAARAYDLAALKYWGPSTHINFPLESYQEELEEMKNMSKQEYVAHLRRKSSGFSRGASMYRGVTRHHQHGRWQARIGRVAGNKDLYLGTFSTQEDAAEAYDIAAIKFRGVNAVTNFDITRYDVEKIMASGTLLSGELARRAKAIEAGNDASSTQKSSTEVDLAEENNSCGSDWKMVLYQSPQQISQSSELLNHNPVTSIDDYRSSTPLSAALHGMVGMEMVSSVKGLEDSGKVGSKHISNSSSLVTCLSNSREGSPDRPGLSMLHSKPSPNFIGSTPMSSWIPSTQIRPTISVAQMPVFAAWNDA from the exons atgaacaacaacaacaacaacaacaactggttgggcttctctctctcccctcacATGAACATGGAGGTGTCTTCGGAGACACATCACCAACCAAATCATCCGAGTCATCAGCACCAAGATCGGCCCGCCCATGCTGCTGTTTCCTCTCTAGTCCCTTGCAGCTTCTTCCTATCTCCACCTCAGCTTAACAGCTCTGGGCTCTGCTATGGAGTTGAAGGAGAGACTCTGGGGCTCTACTCTCAGCTGTCTGTCATGCCACTGAAGTCTGATGGGTCTCTTTGCATTATGGAAGCCCTCAGCAGATCACAGCAGCAAG GAATGGCGCCATCTCCATCCCCAAAACTGGAAGACTTCTTAGGTGGTGGTCCAAACATGGGGTCCCATCATCAGTTTGGGAGCAATGACAGAGAAGCAATGGCCTTGAGCTTGGACAGCATATACTACCACCAAAACTCACAGCCTGAGGACAATAGAAGCCATCCCTTGGACCTCCTCCAGGTGCAACAGCATCAGCAGGAGCATCCATACTTCCAGCCATTACAAGAAGGCTTGTGCTCTGGGCTAACAGGCCACGAGATGTACAATGCTCCATTGGAGGAACCAATGGCAGATGATGGGATTCCAAGCTTGAAAAACTGGGTAGCTGGGCACTATGATGCTGTCAACAATGGATTGGGTGAGGAAGGTGGCATCGGGTCTAGCTCTGTTGGTACAATGGGATATGGAGACTTACAGTCCTTGAGCTTGTCCATGAGCCCTGGCACTCAGTCTAGTTGTGTCACAGCTACACAACAGATATCACCTTCTGCAAGAACTGAATGTATGATCTTAGATACACCCAAGAAGAGAGGGGCTGGGAAAGCGGGACACAAGCAGCCAGTCCACAGGAAGTCCATTGATACGTTTGGCCAGAGAACCTCTCAGTATAGAGGTGTTACCAG GCATAGGTGGACTGGGAGATATGAAGCCCATCTTTGGGACAACAGTTGCAAGAAGGAAGGCCAAACAAGGAAAGGAAGGCAAG TTTATCTGG GGGGTTATGACATGGAAGAGAAGGCTGCAAGAGCTTATGACTTGGCTGCTCTGAAATACTGGGGACCATCAACACATATCAACTTCCCG TTGGAAAGTTACCAAGAAGAGCTGGAAGAAATGAAAAACATGAGCAAGCAAGAATATGTAGCCCACTTAAGAAG AAAAAGCAGCGGGTTTTCGAGAGGGGCCTCTATGTACCGAGGAGTAACAAG GCATCACCAACATGGAAGATGGCAAGCTCGAATCGGGAGGGTTGCTGGAAACAAAGATCTTTACCTTGGAACCTTCA GCACTCAAGAGGACGCAGCTGAAGCCTATGATATTGCTGCAATTAAATTCCGTGGGGTGAATGCTGTTACCAACTTTGACATAACAAGATACGACGTGGAAAAGATCATGGCAAGTGGTACACTGCTATCAGGAGAGCTCGCGAGAAGAGCCAAAGCAATAGAAGCAGGCAATGATGCCTCTTCAACACAAAAGAGCAGCACAGAGGTTGATCTAGCTGAAGAGAACAATAGCTGTGGTTCTGATTGGAAGATGGTCCTCTACCAGTCCCCTCAGCAAATATCGCAATCCTCTGAATTGCTCAATCACAACCCTGTGACAAGTATCGATGATTACCGGAGCTCCACACCTCTCTCGGCAGCTCTGCATGGCATGGTGGGCATGGAGATGGTTAGTTCGGTCAAAGGGTTGGAGGATTCTGGCAAGGTAGGGAGTAAGCACATATCAAATTCATCATCTCTGGTAACCTGCCTGAGTAACTCCAGAGAAGGCAGCCCCGACCGCCCTGGTCTTTCGATGCTCCACTCCAAGCCTTCACCCAACTTCATCGGTTCCACCCCAATGAGTTCTTGGATTCCATCAACCCAGATCAGGCCAACAATTTCCGTGGCTCAAATGCCAGTTTTTGCTGCATGGAATGATGCTTGA
- the LOC105058200 gene encoding uncharacterized protein: MLLLSQAPNGALSAKRCPSSSSSSPFLPFSKPNPTLFSKTRPRFPSRNPRQRPLHLSLSTADGAGEPGPSGRPLSSPSFPSPPEDETVSVGDDGVPLEGVIQFEKPEASNKLVSWAQVGLLAGGDVLCLLIFSAVGRFSHGLPVLDVETLRTADPFVAGWILSAYFLGGYGDDGKGLNGSRTAIIAAAKSWALGIPLGLVIRTATSGHIPPTAFILMAMGSTGILLIAWRALVSNLLSNRESKQNDVYRRGSPFELFELLTSLVRRW; the protein is encoded by the exons ATGCTGCTGCTGAGCCAAGCTCCAAACGGGGCTCTCTCCGCCAAGAGatgcccctcctcctcctcttcctctcccttccttcccTTCTCCAAGCCCAATCCAACTCTCTTCTCCAAAACCCGCCCCCGCTTCCCCTCCCGGAACCCTAGACAACGGCCCCTCCACCTCTCCCTCTCCACCGCCGACGGCGCCGGCGAACCCGGCCCCTCCGGCCGCCCCCTCTCCTCCCCCTCCTTCCCCTCCCCGCCGGAGGACGAGACTGTCTCCGTCGGTGATGACGGCGTCCCCCTCGAAGGCGTCATCCAGTTCGAGAAGCCCGAGGCTTCCAACAAGCTCGTCTCTTGGGC ACAGGTGGGTCTTTTGGCCGGAGGGGATGTACTGTGCCTTCTTATCTTCTCAGCGGTTGGGAGGTTCAGCCATGGACTCCCTGTTCTCGATGTGGAGACCTTGCGGACTGCCGACCCTTTCGTTGCTG GGTGGATATTGAGCGCCTACTTTTTAGGAGGTTATGGGGATGATGGAAAGGGACTGAATGGTTCGAGAACAGCTATTATTGCTGCTGCCAAGTCTTGGGCGCTGGGAATACCG TTAGGACTTGTCATCAGGACAGCAACATCAGGACATATTCCACCAACTGCATTCATCTTGATGGCTATGGGAAGTACAGGTATCTTGCTGATTGCATGGCGAGCTCTGGTCAGCAATCTTCTTTCTAATAGAGAAAGCAAGCAAAATGATGTATACAGGCGTGGGAGCCCGTTTGAACTTTTTGAG TTGCTTACATCTTTGGTTCGGAGGTGGTGA